From a region of the Methylocystis hirsuta genome:
- a CDS encoding extracellular catalytic domain type 1 short-chain-length polyhydroxyalkanoate depolymerase gives MKNFLTSAFNRATQLTREQNLTEATRVLMRALTNGAAAPAPQPAAHAEPHPPTCRLRRPLGETVELLPHAGLPGLDQSGAPLVGLRKAPTIDVPPGASYLSRSYVGPAGARDYKVYAPNGVGDGKRPLIVMLHGCAQNPDDFAVGSRMNELAEEHGFIVAYPAQSTTANQMGCWNWFNPADQAREKGEPSLIAGMTRAVMAEWRVDESRVYVAGLSAGGAMAATMAATYPELYAGVGIHSGLAHGAASDVASAFAAMGGKFELGAARRSLSDGVRTIVFHGEADQKVHPTNGETIIAGARLDLADALARETRETGSAGGRTYSRTVIADARGVPQLEHWSVEGLGHAWSGGNPDGSFADRHGPHASQEMVRFFLSDAAKAR, from the coding sequence ATGAAAAACTTCCTGACGAGCGCCTTCAACAGGGCGACGCAGCTGACGCGCGAGCAAAATCTCACGGAAGCGACGCGCGTGCTGATGCGCGCGCTGACGAACGGCGCCGCGGCGCCAGCGCCGCAGCCGGCCGCGCATGCCGAGCCGCATCCCCCAACTTGTCGTCTGCGCCGCCCGCTCGGCGAGACGGTGGAGTTGCTGCCCCACGCCGGCCTTCCAGGCCTCGATCAAAGCGGCGCGCCGCTCGTCGGCCTGCGAAAAGCCCCGACAATCGACGTTCCGCCGGGCGCCTCCTATCTCTCGCGCAGCTATGTCGGCCCGGCCGGCGCCCGCGACTACAAGGTCTATGCGCCCAATGGCGTTGGAGACGGCAAACGGCCGTTAATCGTGATGCTTCACGGCTGCGCGCAGAACCCCGACGACTTCGCCGTGGGCTCGCGAATGAATGAGCTGGCTGAAGAACATGGTTTCATCGTCGCCTATCCGGCGCAGTCGACCACGGCCAATCAGATGGGCTGCTGGAACTGGTTCAACCCGGCGGATCAAGCCCGCGAGAAGGGCGAACCCAGCCTCATCGCCGGCATGACGCGCGCCGTCATGGCGGAGTGGCGCGTCGATGAGTCGCGCGTCTATGTGGCGGGCTTGTCGGCCGGCGGCGCCATGGCCGCGACAATGGCCGCCACCTATCCCGAGCTTTACGCCGGAGTGGGCATACATTCCGGCCTCGCGCATGGCGCGGCGAGCGACGTCGCCTCCGCCTTCGCGGCGATGGGCGGTAAATTCGAGCTCGGCGCGGCGCGCAGGTCGCTGTCTGACGGCGTGCGGACGATCGTTTTCCACGGCGAAGCCGACCAGAAGGTGCATCCGACCAACGGGGAAACGATCATTGCTGGGGCTCGGCTCGATCTTGCCGATGCGCTGGCGCGCGAAACGCGCGAGACCGGATCGGCGGGCGGCCGCACTTACAGCCGCACCGTCATCGCGGACGCGCGCGGCGTGCCGCAGCTGGAACATTGGTCGGTCGAGGGGCTCGGCCACGCCTGGTCGGGCGGCAATCCGGACGGCTCCTTCGCCGATCGTCACGGTCCCCACGCATCGCAAGAGATGGTGCGGTTCTTCCTTTCGGACGCCGCGAAGGCGCGGTAG
- a CDS encoding CopG family transcriptional regulator: protein MADLHKLRERPPEAEKITINVGYVDLGHIDLLVREGFYSNRTDFIRTAIRNQLGAHADAVKQSIVRNTLELGLRHYSREDLETVKAAGRRLRIHVLGLASIAEDVTPELARETIESIAVLGALQASKSVKAALQDRIS from the coding sequence ATGGCGGACCTGCACAAATTGCGAGAAAGGCCGCCAGAGGCCGAGAAAATCACGATCAACGTCGGCTATGTCGATCTCGGCCATATCGATCTCTTGGTGCGCGAGGGCTTCTACTCCAACCGCACCGACTTCATCCGCACGGCGATTCGTAACCAGCTTGGCGCGCATGCGGACGCGGTCAAACAATCCATCGTGCGCAATACGCTGGAACTCGGCTTGCGCCACTACAGCCGCGAAGACCTCGAGACCGTAAAGGCCGCCGGCCGAAGATTGCGCATCCATGTCCTGGGATTGGCGTCGATCGCCGAAGACGTGACGCCCGAACTCGCGCGCGAGACCATCGAGTCCATCGCCGTGCTCGGCGCGCTGCAAGCGAGCAAGTCCGTCAAGGCGGCGCTCCAGGACCGCATCAGTTGA